In one Candidatus Hepatincola sp. Av genomic region, the following are encoded:
- the rplM gene encoding 50S ribosomal protein L13: MKTYSPKLSEIKNDWFVIDATDVVLGRLAVIVANRLRGKHKPTYAPHMSDGDYIIIINANKVKTTGGKLNKNVFYWHTGFPGGIKEKSWKDILNGSFPERLIIKAIERMMPKGPLRRANMRRLYVYASDTHPHEAQSPSVIDVGALNPKNKR; this comes from the coding sequence ATGAAAACTTATTCACCGAAATTATCGGAAATAAAAAATGATTGGTTTGTGATAGATGCTACAGATGTAGTGCTAGGCAGGTTAGCTGTGATTGTTGCCAATAGACTACGGGGAAAACATAAGCCTACATACGCACCGCATATGAGTGATGGCGACTATATTATTATTATCAATGCCAATAAAGTAAAAACCACAGGTGGTAAATTAAATAAAAATGTTTTTTATTGGCATACAGGTTTTCCAGGGGGTATTAAAGAAAAATCTTGGAAAGATATTCTTAATGGTAGTTTTCCTGAAAGGTTAATTATAAAAGCAATAGAAAGAATGATGCCAAAAGGTCCACTAAGACGTGCTAATATGAGAAGGCTATATGTATACGCATCAGATACTCACCCTCATGAGGCTCAATCACCAAGTGTAATAGATGTTGGTGCTTTAAATCCTAAAAATAAGAGGTAA
- the rpsI gene encoding 30S ribosomal protein S9 encodes MVNTTNVLQETANTQPNEERIVYVKKVDSQGRAYATGKRKNSIAKVWIKAGNGKITINKKDITAYLARPVLRMIVEQPFQVSNNVAKYDVIATVFGGGLSGQAGALKHGISKALVCFEPENRPSLKKEGFLTRDPRVVERKKYGRAKARKSFQFSKR; translated from the coding sequence ATGGTAAATACTACAAATGTACTACAAGAAACCGCAAACACCCAACCCAACGAAGAAAGAATTGTTTATGTAAAAAAGGTAGATTCTCAAGGTAGAGCCTATGCTACTGGCAAAAGAAAAAACTCTATTGCTAAAGTTTGGATAAAAGCAGGTAATGGTAAAATTACTATTAATAAAAAAGATATAACTGCTTACTTGGCTCGACCAGTATTAAGAATGATTGTGGAACAACCTTTTCAAGTTTCAAATAATGTTGCTAAGTACGATGTAATAGCTACAGTTTTTGGTGGTGGATTATCAGGGCAAGCTGGTGCTTTAAAACATGGTATCTCTAAAGCCTTAGTATGTTTTGAACCAGAAAATAGACCATCTTTAAAAAAGGAAGGTTTTTTAACCAGAGACCCAAGAGTAGTAGAAAGAAAGAAATACGGGCGTGCTAAAGCCAGAAAAAGTTTTCAATTTTCAAAAAGATAA